GCCGCGTCGTCACCCCCGCCGTCGGCGAGCGCGACGGCGACGCGGGCGACCCCGTCCTCGAGCTTCTCGAGCGGGAGCTGCTCGCCGATGAGGCCGGTGCTGCAGACGAGGACGTCGCCGCTCGAGACGTCGAGCGCGCGGCCGACCGCCTCGGCGGTGGCGTGCGTGACCTGGAAGCCGCGGGATCCGGTGTAGCAGTTGGCACCGCCGGAGTTGAGGACGACGGCGCTCACCCGGCCATCGCCGATGACCTGGCGCGACCACAGGATGGGGTTCGCCTGGCAGCGGTTGCTGGTGAAGACCGCGGCGGCCGCCTGCGACGGGCCGGTGTTGCGGACGAGGGCGACGTCGAGCGCGCCCGTCGACTTGAGGCCGGCGGCGACCCCTCCGGCGACGAAGCCGCGTGCGGCGGTGACGCTCACGGGGCCACCCCGTTCACCGGGAGGCCCATGGCCTCGGGCAGTCCGAGCGCGATGTTGGCGGACTGGATCGCCGCGCCCGCCGTGCCCTTGACCAGGTTGTCGATGGCCGTGACCGTGACGACGCGGCCCGCGGCCTCGTCGATGGCGAGGCCCACGAGGGCCGTGTTGGATCCCGTGACGTCGGACACGTTCGGGAACGACCCCTCCGGCAGCAGGTGCACGAACGACTCGTCCGCGTAGGCGAGCTCCCAGGCCGCGCGCACGTCGTGCGCGGAGAAGCCGGGGGCGAGGCGCGCGGTGGCCGTGGCGAGGATCCCGCGGGCCATCGGCACGAGCACGGGCGTGAAGGAGACGCTCACGTGCCCGCCGCCCGCCGTCTCGAGGTTCTGCCGGATCTCCGGCGTGTGGCGGTGGGTGCCGCCGACCGCGTAGGCGCTCGCGGATCCGAGGATCTCGCTGGCCAGCAGGTTCGTGCGCAACGAGCGTCCCGCGCCGGACGGGCCGACCGCGAGCACGGCGACGATGTCCTCCGGCTCGATGACGCCCGCGCGGATGCCCGGCTGGAGGCCGAGCGTGATGGCCGTGACGTTGCAGCCGGGCACCGCGATGCGCTTCACGCCCGACAGGCGCGTGCGCTGGGTGCCGCCCTCCTCCGCGTGCAGCAGCTCGGGCAGGCCGTACGGCCAGGCGCCCGCGAAGTCGCCGCCGTAGAACGCGTCCCACGCGGCCTCGTCGACGAGCCGGTGGTCCGCGCCGCAGTCGACCACGAGGGTCTGGTCGTCGAGCTCGGCCGTGATGGCGCCGGACTTGCCGTGCGGCAGCGCGAGGAAGACCACGTCGTGGCCGGCGAGCCGCTCGGCGGTCGTCTCGACGAAGGTCCGGTCGGCGTACGAGGTGAGGTGCGGGTGCACCTGACGCAGACGCTCGCCGGCGTTCTGGAAGGCGGTGAGCGTCTGGACCTCGAGGCGCGGGTGATCGGCGAGCAGGCGGAGGAGCTCCCCGCCCGCGTAGCCGCTCGCGCCCGCGACGGCGACTGAGAATGACATGGATCAAATCTAGTGCCGGTGCGGGAGGGGTCCCGCCGGGCCGCGGGCCGGGACGACGGCGCGGGCGGGCGCCTCCCGAGGGGAGGAGCCCGCCCGCGCGGATCGCGAGGCCGGGAGCTCGGCCGGCGCCTACTCCCGGAGCGCCGCGCCGAACCGCTCGGCGGCGAGCCGCACGGATCCGTCGCGGGCCGCGCTCGCCTCGGCCGCGGTGAGGGTGCGGTCGGGAGCCCGGAAGCGGAGCGCGAACGTGAGCGAGCGGGTGCCGGCCTCGACGCCGGGACCGCGGTAGTCGTCCACGAGCCGGGCGGACTCCAGCAGCTCGCCCGCGCCCGCGATCACCGTGCGGAGCAGCTCCCCCGCCGGGACCTCGAGCGGCACGACCAGGCTGAGGTCCTGCGTGGCGACGGGCATCGAGGTGAGCGTGCGCACCTCGACCGCGCCGCCCGCGAGCCCGACGAGCCGGTCGAGGTCGACCTCGGCGAGCGCGACGCGCTCGGGCAGGTCGAGCTCGGCGGCGAGCGCGGGCAGGAGCTCCCCGGCGAATCCGACGATGACGGGGCCGTGTGCGGTCACGGCCTCGACCGCGGCCGTGCGGCCCGGGTGCATGGCGATGTGGGAGCCCTGCTCGAAGCGGATCTCCACGCCCACCGCGTGCGCGAGCTGCCGGACCGCGTCGAGCGCGTCGACCAGGCCCGCGCGCTGCGCCGGGGTGCCCGGCTGCTTCGGCACGGCGTCCCCGAGGATCAGCACGCCGACGTGGCGCGGCTGCGGCGGGATGCCCGCGTCGAGCGCCCGCAGCGTGTCCGCGTCGGGGCGCGCGGCCCCGGGCGGCATCTCGGGAGAGCCGTACGCGACGCCGGCGCGGGGCAGGAACACGGTGCCGGTCTCGAAGATCGCGAGGTCGGTGGATCCGCGCGACAGGTTGCGCCGCGCGATGTCGACGAGCCCCGGCAGCAGCGAGCGGCGGAGGTACGGGAACGCGACGTCGAGCGGGTTCGCGAGACGCACGGCGGGCGCGTCCTCCCGATCGGCCGCGCCGAAGCGGGCGTTCTGCTCCTCGGACGCGAACGGCGACCCCATGACCTCGCTGAGCCCGGACGCGGCGAGCGCGATCGAGGCCTGGCGTCGGAGGCGCTGCGCGGCGGTGAGGCCGCGGCCGGGGGGCGCGACGGGCAGCACGGCGGGGATCCGGTCGTAGCCGACGATGCGCGCGACCTCCTCCACGAGGTCCGCGCGCTGGCGGAGGTCGGGTCGCCAGGTCGGCGGCGTGACGCCGAGGATCCCGTCGCGCTCCTCGAGCGCGCACCCGACGTCGACGAGCGCGTGGCGCACCTCGTCCGCCGTGTAGTCGACGCCGACGAGCGATGCCGGGTAGCCGAGGGGCAGCTCGATCGCCTCACGCGGCGCGGTCGTGTCGAGGATCGAGCCGAGGCCCTCGGCGTGGCCGCCCGCGAGGTCCTCGAGGAGCTGCACGGCGCGCGCCGCGGCAGCGGGCGCGATGCGCGGATCCACTCCCCGCTCGAAGCGCTTGGACGCCTCGCTCGGCAGCTTGTGCCTGCGGGCCGTGCGGGCGATCGACACGGGGTCGAAGCCGGCCGCCTCGATCAGCACGCGACTGGTGCCCGCACCGATCTCGGTGGCCGCGCCGCCCATGACGCCCGCGAGCCCGACCGGGCCGGAGCCGTCGGCGATGACGAGGTCCTCGGGGTGCAGCGCGCGCTCGCGCCCGTCGAGCGTGACGAGCGTCTCGCCCTCGGCGGCGCGGCGGACGACGATGCCGCCCTGCAGCCGGTCGAGGTCGTACCCGTGCAGGGGCTGGCCGAGCTCGAGCATCACGTAGTTGGTGATGTCGACCACGAGCGAGATGGAGCGGACGCCCGCGAGGGTCAGTCGGGACACCATCCACGGCGGCGTCGGCCGGGACACGTCGAGGCCCGAGACCACGCGCGTGACGAACACGTCGGCGCCGGAGCGGCCGCGGATGGGGGCGGCGGCGTCGACGCGCACCTCGACGCCCTGGACGGGCGCGTCGGCCGCGAGCAGCGCGAGCGCGTCGGCGGGGTCGGTGAACCGGGCGCCCGTGGCGTGCGCGTACTCCCGGGCGATGCCGCGGATGGAGAACGCGTAGCCGCGGTCGGGCGTGACGTTCACCTCCACCGCGCGGTCGTCGAGGTGCAGGAGCGCGAGCGCGTCCGTGCCGACCTCGGGGTCGAGGCCGAGCGAGGAGAGGACGAGGATCCCGTCGTGCTCCTCCCCCAGGCCGAGCTCGCGCGACGACGCGATCATGCCGTCGGACACGTGCCCGTACGTCTTCCGCGCGCTGATGGGGAACGGGCCGGGGAGCACCGCGCCGGGCAGGCTCACCACGACCTTGTCGCCGACGACGAAGTTGTGCGCGCCGCAGACGATGCCGCGCACGTCCGCGCCGCCGTCGGCCGCGGTGGCGCCCTCGGGCGCGACGCGGACGGAGCACCAGTTGATGGTCTTGCCGTTGGTCTGGGGCTCGGGGCTCGCCTCGAGCACCTGCCCGACGACGACGGGGCCGGAGATCGAGAACGCGTGCACGTCCTCCTCCTCGAGGCCCACCTTCACGAGGGAGGCGTGGACGTCCTCGGGGGTGACCCCCGCGGGGAGCTCGACGTGCTCGCCGAGCCAGCTGATCGGGATCCTCACGACTACACCACCATCCCGAACTGCGCGCCGAATCGGACGTCGCCCTCGACGATGTCGCGCATGTCGGAGAGGTCGTTGCGGAACATGAGGGTGCGCTCAGTGCCCATCCCGAACGCGAAGCCCTGGTACTCGTCGGGGTCGATGCCCGCGGAGCGCAGCACGTTCGGGTTCACCATGCCGCAGCCGCCCCACTCGATCCAGCGGGGTCCGCCCGCGGCGGCCGGGTGCCAGACGTCCATCTCGGCGCTCGGCTCGGTGAAGGGGAAGTAGTTGGGGCGCAGGCGGATGCGGGCGTCCTGCCCGAACATGGAGCGCGCGAAGTGCTCGAGCGTGCCGCGCAGGTGCGCCATGGTGAGGCCGCGGTCGATGGCGATCCCCTCGATCTGGCGGAACGCGGGCGTGTGCGTCGCGTCGAGCTCGTCGCTGCGGAAGGTGCGGCCCTGCGCGATCGTGTACACGGGCAGCTCGTCGGCGAGCAGCGTGCGGATCTGCACGGGCGAGGTGTGCGTGCGGAGAACGAGGTGCGCGTCGGTCGGATCCACGTAGAAGGAGTCCTGCATGGCGCGCGCCGGGTGGTCGGGCGGGAAGTTCAGCGCGTCGAAGTTGAACCACTCGCTCTCGAGCTCGGGGCCCTCGTTCACCTGCCAACCCATGCCGACGAAGATGTCGGCGATGCGCTCCTCCAGCATGGTGAGCGGATGGCGGGCACCGGCGCGCCAGCGGCTCGGCAGCGCGGTGACGTCCACGGCCTCGGCCACGAGCCGCGCGGCGGCCTCCTGCTCCTGGATCTCCGCCTCGCGCGCCTGGAACGCCTGCGTGACGCGGGCGCGCGACTGGCCGACGAGCTTGCCGGCGTCCTTGCGGTCGGCGGGCGGCAGCGAGCGGAGCGATCCGTTCAGCCGGGCGAGCGGGGACGCCTCGCCGATGTGGGCGGAGCGCGCCTGGGCGAGCGACGCGGAGTCGGTGGTCGCGGCGAGCGCGGCCATCGCCTGCTCCACGGCGGCGCCGACGGTCTCCTCGGAGATCTGGGGTTCGGACATGAGGCCCGAGTCTACCGATCGGGTGCCGCCGTCCCGGCCCGCGGCGGGCGTCCCCTCGGCGCACGACGGGCCCGCCGCGGCGTGCGCGACGGGCCCGTGTCGGCGGCGTGATCCGCCGGGCGGAGCGGCTACGCGCCCTGCGACGTCCCCGCCGCGACGGTCTTCGCCACGCGCGGTCCGCGCTTGCGGGCGAGACGACGCGCGATGGTCGACACGGAGAGGTTGAGCACGAGGTACATGCCCACCATGACCACGAAGATCGGCAGCGAGTTGTCGCGGCTCGTCGCCTCGAGGATCAGCTCGCCCTGCTTGGTGAGGCCGACGAGGCTGACGATGGTGCCGAGCGCGGTGTCCTTGATGAGCACCACGAGCTGGGCGACGATGATCGGCAGCATCGTCCGGAACGCCTGCGGGAACTCCACGAGCAGCCGGTTCTGCAGCGGCCGGAGCCCGATCGCGAGCCCCGCCTCGCGCTGCCCGCGCGGGAGGCCGAGGATCCCCGACCGCAGGGCCTCGCCGATGATCGCGCCGTTGTAGAGCGCGAGCGCCGTGACGACCGACCAGTACGGGCCGATGGGGAAGATCAGGTAGATGAACAGCATCATCAGCAGCACGGGCATGCCGCGGAAGAACTCGAGCACCACGGTCACGGCGTAGCGGATGACCCGGTGCTCGCTCATGCGGAGGAGCGCGAGCACCATGCCCAGGAGGATCGCGAGGACCGCGGCCACCGCGGCCGACTGCAGCACCACGACGAGGCCCCGGAGGAGCAGCCCCCAGACGAGCGGGTCGTTGAGCACGAGCCAGATGTCGGGGCTGAACTGACCCGCCTGCTGGAGCTTCACGGCGGCGAAGGCGAGCACGGCCACCACGATGACGCCCGTGACGACGGAGAGGATGCGGGAGCGACGGCGGGCCTTGGGGCCGGGCACGTCGTAGAGGACCTGGCTCATCGGGAGACCGCCACTCGCTTCTCGAGGTGGTCCGCCAGCTGGCCGAGCGGGACCGTGATGATGAGGTAGAAGAACGCGACGCCCACGAACACCCAGACGACCGCGTTCCCGTTGGCGTTCGCGACGTCGCGGCCGACGTTGAACAGCTCGTAGATGAAGTACGCGCCCGCGATCGAGGTGTTCTTGGTGAGCGCGATGACCACGTTGATCAGCGGCGGGATGACGGTGCGCACGGCCTGCGGCAGGATCACCGATCCGAGCGTCTGCGAGAACGTGAGCCCGATGCTGCGCGCGGCCTCGGCCTGGCCGACGGGCACGCTGTTGATGCCCGAGCGGATCGCCTCGGCGAAGAACGGCGCCGTGTAGAGCGTGAGCGCGAGCACCGCGGCCGTCATGAACGGCAGCGCGCCCGAGATCGACGTGATCACGACGCTGAAGAAGGTGAACACGAGCAGCAGCGGAGTGTTCCGCAGCAGCTCGACGTAGACGGTGGAGGTGGCACGCAGGCTCGCGACGGGCGAGATCCTCATCGCGGCGATCACGACCCCCAGCGGGAGGGCGAACAGCACGGTGAGGCCGAGGAGGCGCAGCGTGCCGCCGAACCCCCGCAGGAACACGTCGAGATTGTCGAGGATCACATCCACGGCGCACCTCCTATGGTCTGCACCCGGCGGGCCGGGCGATGGTCGGATCCGGGCTCGTCTCGCCCGGACAGGGGACGGGTCCCGCGCGCGCATCAGCGCACGCGGGACCCGGTGGGACTAGTAGCGGTCGATCGCCGGGGGCTCCGGCGTGTCGATGACCGTGCCGGCCGTCGCCTCGAACAGGCGCGCCCAGGTGCCGTCGTCGTAGGCCTCCTGCAGCGTGTCGTTGATGAACGTGCGGAACGCCTCGTCGTCCTTGGCGATGCCGATGCCGTAGGGCTCCTGGGTGAAGGTCTCGCCGTCGCCGACGAGCTTGAACTCGCCCTCGTTCTGGTCGATGAAGCCGGAGAGGATCACGTTGTCGGTCGTGACGGCGGACACCTGGCCGTTGCGCAGCGGGTCGAGGCACTTGCTGTAGACGTCGGTGGGCACGACGACGGCGCCGAACGTGGCCTCGATGTTCGCGGCGGGGGTCGATCCGGCGACGGAGCAGACCTGCTTGCCGCGGACGTCCTCGGGCGTGTTGATCGTGGTGTCGTCCGCGAGGACCATGAGCGCCTGGCCGGCGACGTAGTACGGTCCCGCGAAGTCCACGACCTCCTTGCGCTTGTCGTTGATCGTGTAGGTCGCGACGACCGCATCGACCGAGCCGTTCTGGATGAAGGGCTCGCGGTTCGCGGACACCGTCTCCGTGAACTTGATCGAGTCGAAGGGGATGCCCATCTTGCTGGCGACGAGCGCGGCGATCGCGACGTCGAAGCCCGCGGGCTTGCCGTCGAGGCCCGCGAGGCCGAAGAGCGGCTGGTCGTACTTCGTGCCGACCTTCATCTCGCCGGCCGCGGCCAGGCGCGCCATCGTGGTGCCCTCGTCGAAGGTCGGGTTCTCGGTGAGCTCGAGCTTGTAGGGGCCGTCGCCGTTCTCGGGGGCGTTCGTGCCGGCGTCGACGCCGCCGCCGGACGCGCTGCCCGGGGTGCCGCAGCCGGTGAGGCCGACGACGACCGCCGCGGCGGCCGCGAGGATGGTGAGATTCCTGTGCTTCATGGTTCCCGTTTCTCTGCTGGTGAGGTGGATGACGGACGCGATGGGGATCGCTCGTGGTGCGTGGTGCGGGTCGTGCCGTGGTGCGGCGCCCGGACGCGCCTGCCTCGGCGGCGTCCGGATGCGGGTGCGGGAGGGCGCGTGCCCTCCGCGCGCGTCAGTGGGCGAGGATCTTGGAGAGGAAGTCCTTCGCACGGGGGCTCTGCGGGTCGTCGAAGAACGCCTGCGGGGTCGTGTCCTCCTCGATGGCGCCGTCGGCCATGAAGATCACGCGGTCGGCGGCCTTGCGGGCGAAGCCCATCTCGTGGGTGACGACCATCATGGTCATGCCGTCCTTCGCCAGGCCGACCATCACGTCGAGGACCTCGGTGATCATCTCCGGGTCGAGGGCCGACGTGGGCTCGTCGAGGAGGATCAGCTTCGGGTCCATCGCCAGCGCACGGGCGATCGCGACGCGCTGCTGCTGGCCGCCGGACAGCTGGGCCGGCATCTTCTGCGCCTGGTTCGCGACGCCGACGCGGTCGAGGAGCTCCATCGCCCGCTTCTCCGCCTCGGCCTTGCCCTGCTTGCGCACCTTGATCGGCCCGAGCGTGACGTTCTCGAGCACGGTCTTGTGCGCGAAGAGGTTGAAGGACTGGAAGACCATGCCGACGTCGGCGCGGAGGCGCGCGAGCTCGGCGCCCTCGGACGGGAGGTCCTGGCCATCGATCGTGATGGTGCCGTCGTCGATGGTCTCAAGCCGGTTGATCGCGCGGCACAGCGTCGACTTGCCCGACCCGCTGGGGCCGATGACGACGACGACCTCGCCGCGGTTCACCGTGGTCGAGATGTCCTTGAGGACGTGCAGGTCCCCGAAGTGCTTGTTGACGTGGGATACGACGACCAGGGGCTCGCCGACCGCTGCTGCGGCGGGCGAGGCGGGGTCCGCCGTCGGGCTCTGCTCCATGCGATCACCATATCCATGCCGGTGTTTCGTCCGCGTTTCCGCGGGGCATCGTCACCCCATCGTGACGCGTAGGCCGCGTTTCCGCCGGTCAGGGGCGGTGCCGGCGCGCACCCGGACGACGCGCATACGCCGGGTGTCCGACGCGTGATGGTCAGGCGCGCTGCGCGAACGCCGACTCGTAGAGGCACACGGAGGCGGCCGTCGCGAGGTTCATCGACTCGGCCTGGCCGTAGATCGGCACGACGACGGCGCGGTCGGCGAGGGCGAGGTGCTCGTCCTGGAGGCCGCAGGCCTCGTTGCCGAACAGCCACGCGGTCGGCCAGGCGAGGCCGCCCGACGTGCGCTCCGCGAGGAGGTCGTCGCCCTTGACGTCCGCGGCGAGGACCTGCAGCCCCGCCGCCTTCACGCGCTCGAGCACGGCGTCGAGCTCGGGCATGATCGCGACCGGCAGGTGGAAGAGCGACCCCGTCGTGGCGCGCACGACCTTGGGGTTGTAGAGGTCGACGGAGCGGCCCGTGAGGATCACCGCGTCGGCGCCCGCGGCATCGGCCGCGCGGATGATGGTGCCGGCGTTGCCGGGGTCGCGCACCTCCTCGAGGATCGCGATGAGGCGCGGGTCGTCACCGAGGATCTGCTTGAGCGACGTCGGGAACTGACGGCACACGCCCACGACGCCCTGCGGGGTGACGGTGTCGGCCATGGACGCGATCACGTCCTCGGTGACGAACTCGACCTCGACGCCCGCCTCACGGACGGCGCGCGCGAGGTCCGGGTAGCGGTCGAGGGCCGTGGGGGTGGCGAACAGCTCGAGCACGAGGTCCGGCCGGAAGGCGAGCGCCTCGGAGACGGCCTGCGGCCCCTCGAGGAGGAAGAGGCCCGTGTCGGCGCGCGCGTCCCGCTTCGCGAGCTTGGCGACGCCACGGACACGCGGGGAGCGGGGATTGTCGAGCATGGCCCAACACTAACGGCGCGCCCCCGGATGGGGACGCGCCGTCGGCGGTGGTGCGGGATGCGCTACGCGTTCGCCGCGACCTTGGGGGCCGAGGTGTTCGCGGGCAGTGCGGCCTTGGCCGTCTGCACGAGCGACGCGAAGGTCGCGGGCTCGTGGACCGCGAGCTCCGCGAGGATGCGGCGGTCGACCTGGACGCCGGCGAGCGAGAGGCCCTGGATGAGGCGGTTGTACGTGAGGCCGTTCGCGCGCGCGGCGGCGTTGATGCGCTGGATCCAGAGGCGGCGGAACTCGCCCTTCTTCGCGCGGCGGTCGCGGTACGCGTAGACGAGGGAGTGGGTGACCTGCTCCTTGGCCTTGCGGTACAGGCGCGAGCGCTGCCCGCGGTAGCCGGCGGCGCGCTCGAGGATGACCCGACGCTTCTTGTGGGCGTTGACGGCCCTCTTGACTCTTGCCATTTCAGTGATTCCTATTCGAGTTCAGGTGTCGCGGACGACGAGGGGCCTAGCGGCCGAGGAGCTTCTTGGCGACCTTCATGTCGGCCTTGGCCAGGGGCTGGTCCTGGTTGAGTCGCGCCTTGCGCCCGGAGGACTTGACCTCGAGGTTGTGCCGCATGCCCGCCTGCTGCTTCATGATCTTGCCGGTGCCGGTGACCTTGAAACGCTTCTTGGCACCCGAGTGGGTCTTCTGCTTAGGCATTGTTCTCTTCTCTCGCTTCTCGTGCGCTCGCCTTGGTGGCGTCGCGCTTCGCGTTGGCCTCGGCCTTGGCCTCGGACTTGTTCTTGTGCGGTCCGATGACCATGACCATGTTGCGGCCGTCGATCGTGGGGGTGGACTCGACGCTGCCGAACTCGGCGACGTCCTCCGCGAACATCTTGAGCAGTCGCACGCCCTGGTCCGGACGCGACTGCTCGCGCCCGCGGAACAGGATCATGGCCTTGACCTTGTCGCCGTCCTGCAGGAAGCCCTCGGCGCGCTTGCGCTTGGTCTCGTAGTCGTGCTTGTCGATCTTCAGGCGGAAGCGCACCTCCTTGAGGATGGTGTTCGCCTGGTTGCGACGCGCTTCCTTGGCCTTCTGCGCGGCCTCGTACTTGAACTTGCCGTAGTCCATGATCTTCGCCACGGGGGGCTTGGAATTGGGCGCGACCTCGACGAGGTCGAGGTCGGCTTCCTGCGCGAGCCGGAGTGCGACGTCGATGGATACGACGCCGACCTGCTCGCCTGCTGGGCCAACGAGGCGAACCTCGGGAACTCGGATTCGATCGTTGGTACGGGGATCGCTGATGGACTGCTCCTATTCGTGTCTTCGGGTGGCCCGGCTGCTCTCGGGGAGCCGCTCGGATTCGAGACGAGGAGGGTTCTTCACCAGGGTGCGACGGATCCGTCGTACTCGGCAACACGCCCATGCCCGCGTGATGCGGGGCTCCCGACCTGCACGGTTCCCGGTGAGGGGCCCTTCGGACGGGGGAGCGAAATCGACCCGGTAACCTATGGAGGCGGTCAAGCGCGGGTGGGAGATCAATCCTCTTTCGAACCGGGACTGTGACAGCCCCGGAGCCGTCTACAAGCATAGCAGACGCCGGCCCTGCCCCGGAAGGGCGGCCACGACGAGCTCCCGCCG
This genomic interval from Clavibacter michiganensis contains the following:
- the infC gene encoding translation initiation factor IF-3, whose amino-acid sequence is MSDPRTNDRIRVPEVRLVGPAGEQVGVVSIDVALRLAQEADLDLVEVAPNSKPPVAKIMDYGKFKYEAAQKAKEARRNQANTILKEVRFRLKIDKHDYETKRKRAEGFLQDGDKVKAMILFRGREQSRPDQGVRLLKMFAEDVAEFGSVESTPTIDGRNMVMVIGPHKNKSEAKAEANAKRDATKASAREAREENNA
- a CDS encoding glutamate ABC transporter substrate-binding protein, giving the protein MKHRNLTILAAAAAVVVGLTGCGTPGSASGGGVDAGTNAPENGDGPYKLELTENPTFDEGTTMARLAAAGEMKVGTKYDQPLFGLAGLDGKPAGFDVAIAALVASKMGIPFDSIKFTETVSANREPFIQNGSVDAVVATYTINDKRKEVVDFAGPYYVAGQALMVLADDTTINTPEDVRGKQVCSVAGSTPAANIEATFGAVVVPTDVYSKCLDPLRNGQVSAVTTDNVILSGFIDQNEGEFKLVGDGETFTQEPYGIGIAKDDEAFRTFINDTLQEAYDDGTWARLFEATAGTVIDTPEPPAIDRY
- the argC gene encoding N-acetyl-gamma-glutamyl-phosphate reductase, giving the protein MSFSVAVAGASGYAGGELLRLLADHPRLEVQTLTAFQNAGERLRQVHPHLTSYADRTFVETTAERLAGHDVVFLALPHGKSGAITAELDDQTLVVDCGADHRLVDEAAWDAFYGGDFAGAWPYGLPELLHAEEGGTQRTRLSGVKRIAVPGCNVTAITLGLQPGIRAGVIEPEDIVAVLAVGPSGAGRSLRTNLLASEILGSASAYAVGGTHRHTPEIRQNLETAGGGHVSVSFTPVLVPMARGILATATARLAPGFSAHDVRAAWELAYADESFVHLLPEGSFPNVSDVTGSNTALVGLAIDEAAGRVVTVTAIDNLVKGTAGAAIQSANIALGLPEAMGLPVNGVAP
- a CDS encoding amino acid ABC transporter permease; its protein translation is MSQVLYDVPGPKARRRSRILSVVTGVIVVAVLAFAAVKLQQAGQFSPDIWLVLNDPLVWGLLLRGLVVVLQSAAVAAVLAILLGMVLALLRMSEHRVIRYAVTVVLEFFRGMPVLLMMLFIYLIFPIGPYWSVVTALALYNGAIIGEALRSGILGLPRGQREAGLAIGLRPLQNRLLVEFPQAFRTMLPIIVAQLVVLIKDTALGTIVSLVGLTKQGELILEATSRDNSLPIFVVMVGMYLVLNLSVSTIARRLARKRGPRVAKTVAAGTSQGA
- a CDS encoding TrmH family RNA methyltransferase, whose amino-acid sequence is MLDNPRSPRVRGVAKLAKRDARADTGLFLLEGPQAVSEALAFRPDLVLELFATPTALDRYPDLARAVREAGVEVEFVTEDVIASMADTVTPQGVVGVCRQFPTSLKQILGDDPRLIAILEEVRDPGNAGTIIRAADAAGADAVILTGRSVDLYNPKVVRATTGSLFHLPVAIMPELDAVLERVKAAGLQVLAADVKGDDLLAERTSGGLAWPTAWLFGNEACGLQDEHLALADRAVVVPIYGQAESMNLATAASVCLYESAFAQRA
- the pheT gene encoding phenylalanine--tRNA ligase subunit beta, producing the protein MRIPISWLGEHVELPAGVTPEDVHASLVKVGLEEEDVHAFSISGPVVVGQVLEASPEPQTNGKTINWCSVRVAPEGATAADGGADVRGIVCGAHNFVVGDKVVVSLPGAVLPGPFPISARKTYGHVSDGMIASSRELGLGEEHDGILVLSSLGLDPEVGTDALALLHLDDRAVEVNVTPDRGYAFSIRGIAREYAHATGARFTDPADALALLAADAPVQGVEVRVDAAAPIRGRSGADVFVTRVVSGLDVSRPTPPWMVSRLTLAGVRSISLVVDITNYVMLELGQPLHGYDLDRLQGGIVVRRAAEGETLVTLDGRERALHPEDLVIADGSGPVGLAGVMGGAATEIGAGTSRVLIEAAGFDPVSIARTARRHKLPSEASKRFERGVDPRIAPAAAARAVQLLEDLAGGHAEGLGSILDTTAPREAIELPLGYPASLVGVDYTADEVRHALVDVGCALEERDGILGVTPPTWRPDLRQRADLVEEVARIVGYDRIPAVLPVAPPGRGLTAAQRLRRQASIALAASGLSEVMGSPFASEEQNARFGAADREDAPAVRLANPLDVAFPYLRRSLLPGLVDIARRNLSRGSTDLAIFETGTVFLPRAGVAYGSPEMPPGAARPDADTLRALDAGIPPQPRHVGVLILGDAVPKQPGTPAQRAGLVDALDAVRQLAHAVGVEIRFEQGSHIAMHPGRTAAVEAVTAHGPVIVGFAGELLPALAAELDLPERVALAEVDLDRLVGLAGGAVEVRTLTSMPVATQDLSLVVPLEVPAGELLRTVIAGAGELLESARLVDDYRGPGVEAGTRSLTFALRFRAPDRTLTAAEASAARDGSVRLAAERFGAALRE
- a CDS encoding amino acid ABC transporter ATP-binding protein — protein: MEQSPTADPASPAAAAVGEPLVVVSHVNKHFGDLHVLKDISTTVNRGEVVVVIGPSGSGKSTLCRAINRLETIDDGTITIDGQDLPSEGAELARLRADVGMVFQSFNLFAHKTVLENVTLGPIKVRKQGKAEAEKRAMELLDRVGVANQAQKMPAQLSGGQQQRVAIARALAMDPKLILLDEPTSALDPEMITEVLDVMVGLAKDGMTMMVVTHEMGFARKAADRVIFMADGAIEEDTTPQAFFDDPQSPRAKDFLSKILAH
- the rpmI gene encoding 50S ribosomal protein L35 yields the protein MPKQKTHSGAKKRFKVTGTGKIMKQQAGMRHNLEVKSSGRKARLNQDQPLAKADMKVAKKLLGR
- the pheS gene encoding phenylalanine--tRNA ligase subunit alpha, giving the protein MSEPQISEETVGAAVEQAMAALAATTDSASLAQARSAHIGEASPLARLNGSLRSLPPADRKDAGKLVGQSRARVTQAFQAREAEIQEQEAAARLVAEAVDVTALPSRWRAGARHPLTMLEERIADIFVGMGWQVNEGPELESEWFNFDALNFPPDHPARAMQDSFYVDPTDAHLVLRTHTSPVQIRTLLADELPVYTIAQGRTFRSDELDATHTPAFRQIEGIAIDRGLTMAHLRGTLEHFARSMFGQDARIRLRPNYFPFTEPSAEMDVWHPAAAGGPRWIEWGGCGMVNPNVLRSAGIDPDEYQGFAFGMGTERTLMFRNDLSDMRDIVEGDVRFGAQFGMVV
- the rplT gene encoding 50S ribosomal protein L20, whose product is MARVKRAVNAHKKRRVILERAAGYRGQRSRLYRKAKEQVTHSLVYAYRDRRAKKGEFRRLWIQRINAAARANGLTYNRLIQGLSLAGVQVDRRILAELAVHEPATFASLVQTAKAALPANTSAPKVAANA
- a CDS encoding amino acid ABC transporter permease is translated as MDVILDNLDVFLRGFGGTLRLLGLTVLFALPLGVVIAAMRISPVASLRATSTVYVELLRNTPLLLVFTFFSVVITSISGALPFMTAAVLALTLYTAPFFAEAIRSGINSVPVGQAEAARSIGLTFSQTLGSVILPQAVRTVIPPLINVVIALTKNTSIAGAYFIYELFNVGRDVANANGNAVVWVFVGVAFFYLIITVPLGQLADHLEKRVAVSR